Below is a genomic region from Heptranchias perlo isolate sHepPer1 chromosome 26, sHepPer1.hap1, whole genome shotgun sequence.
actgaacagaatactccagttgtggctgaaccagtgttttgtaaaggttgacTCCCAcccatgactttcttgcttttgtacactctgcctctatttataaagcccaggatcccatatgcttttttaaccgctttctcaacctgtcctgccaccttcaacgatttgtgtactcTCCCTCTCCTAACTAACATTAGGCAAGGTCTGTAGTCAAAACTGTAAATACAGCTTTTCAACAATTGTACCTGCAAGTGCAATTCTTCAGTTGCCACGAGCTTAAATGCAGAGCACCAGGAGCCAGAGGACCACCTCAGCATTATAAGCATGGCCAGAAATTCACTAGGACCAGAGCTAGCCAGTCAAGGACACAAATTGGAGAGCTCAGTATCATATCTCATCAATATTGGAAGAAAGTGAAGTGTATGAAACAAGACCAAGATTTTAGAAACAGCTGTATCGACATTCTGATCTATTCCTCACCTCATGCAGCTGTGGAGCTGGCGCATTTTCAGCAAACAACTCAAGAGCACGAGCAACAAAATCACTTTTTGATCTCCCACCATCATAGTCAAAAGGGGCATCTTCATCTTTGTGGAATATCTTAATGGTGGGATATCCACGGATCTGTGGACAGAATCAGAACAATGTTTGCATGACAATAGTTCTTACGAGATTAAACATGTGATACATTAGTTCAAAATCCAAAATGTGGAGTGTGAAATCAGATGGCtatagactttttaaaaaaaagatttgaaaCAAGCAACCGTTGGATGGTTGTATGGATTTCCAGCTTAAAATATTCATCAGAAAATAATGTGAGGTGAATTATAGTCAATACATTTTAACAGAGAGGAAAAGGATATTACCTCTAAGGCCATTACAAAATCATGCATTTTACATGTGCAAGTAATAAATTCCAAAcctaacaatttaaaaaaatattcaacaGCTATATAGCATCTCAATTTCAGCAGTATTTTTATTTGACAGAAAAATTCAGTATCATGTATACAAGTAAAATCCAATCATACAATAAAGCTGTACACTAATACTGTAATCTGAAGATCATTTTGCTTTGTAAAAAAATAGTTGCAAACATTAAAATTTGTAACAGCCAGAGTTACACTTGCTGCAACATTACAGCAGAGTGCTGCAAAGCCAAAAGTTTTTGTCCACTTACCCCATAACGGCCGGCTATCAGTTGATTAGCGGTGGCATCCACTGCTGCCAATTTCACCCTCCCACCTGTCTGATCTTTGACCTCGGAGGCTGCCTCTGCCCACTCAGGCTCCAACCTTTAGAACACCACAATCCACAAGTTTTTTTGATAAATTACATACTCCATTAAACAGAACTTGTGCTCTAGGTAGTTATTCAAACAATTAGCACTGTGCATTAGACATGTAATACACTGGAGTGATGAATTATCCACTACACTTGCTTATCCACATAACGAAATATTACCAACATAGAGGGTATACTGATTACTGGCCAACGTGAGGGACACCAACTTGGTTTTCTTGAAAAAAAACCTCATCCACTAGTACAGTGTCGTCCAATaaaaaattgctgactagccagaCCACaggtacaggtaaatgtacttcacgtctATATTAAACATCGGACACCATTCAGTAACTGATAGGAAAACACtaacaatgatcaaaaaacactcgcactGTTTTTGTCTTATCATTTCACCAACAAatgacaaaaaggttaaagtacacatgaaTACACTGTGTGAATGAGTATTCAGATCACGCGCCCAACAATGGCATCTATAACTCAATTATTTATTTatgagaaatgcaattagccacatctggattcccaattagccagatGAGACTAGTGGCTATATATTGGACAACAATGCTCTAGTACAAGATAATGTTAAATGATAATCTCTAGAGGAGGACTGCAGTTGTTTTGGCCTACATTTACATTCACTGGCACAGGGAACTTCATGCAAGTGCACAGAATCATTAACTTCTACATTTGACTTAAAAAACTCTATTCAGTAAAGCAAAGCCAAAATTTACCTtccccacctccctccaatcccaaCAGCAATGACTCCTTGCTGAAGTCCAATTTCACAGGCACAGGTTGCTCTCCAGTAAttaacccaagtggccattcttcacgtgtcaaaatcaagtgttggcaggctgttcaatTGTAGGGAGCATCACAACCAAACCTGTCCTCACCAGTCCAAACATACTTTCTAGCAGGATAGCAATCAGACTACAAACCCTGGAAAATTTTGCCCGTCCCTAACTCAGGAATGCGGAGACCTTTGTAGCACCCCTACAAAGATCAACGAACTccgcacagactgggaatcaaactcCTGGCCTTTTGCCAACTGAGCcactgcaaagaaaaaaaaaattagatattGAAAGAGAGACCAAAGTGATGGTTCTAGTCAATGCACCACAGCACAGGTGAAACCCACTGCCATTTTGAAGCGTGCTCTACAGAAAAGATGGTCATATTACTAGGACAAGGCCTCCGATAACCTAAATGGTCAGACTTGAAAATGTGTAACTTGAAAATACTGACTTGCCACTTTAATATGCAAAAACaaggggctgttctccttagggcagagaaggttatggggagatttaacaggtgttcaaaatcatgaagggttttgatagagtaaataaggagaaactgtttccagtggaagaagggtcggtaaccagaggacacagatttacggttattggctaaagaaccagaagCGAAATGAGACTACTTTCTTTTTTtaccagcgagttgttatgatctggaatgcactgcctgaaagggtggcggaagcagattcaatagtaactttcaaaagagaattggataaaaacttgagtgaaaaatttgcaaggctacagggaaagggattaactggatagctctttcaaagagccggcacaggcatgatgggctgaatgacctcctcctatgctgtatcattccacgATTCTAAAAAGGCATCTTAAACTTGAAATGACCTGAATTGGACAAAGAAAAATTATTCTTGCTGAATGCAAGTTCCTTCAGATCTTACCACTTCAGAATTTACACCCATCAGTATATCAATAGCATATTCCTCCCCAGTGTAATTTGGGAAAAAACTTAGGTACCTCTTACAGTGCCCACACCATGGGGCATAGAACTCCACCATCCAAATGTCACTGCTGCCAATCACATTTGCATCAAAGGTATCATCAGTCAACTCGATCACATCTTTTTTACCAGATCCACTGCCACTgctctgtaaccagaggacaacgATTAAAACTGGAGGAATTCAAGAGCTTCTCTCTTCTCCACCCCACCAACCTAGAGTGAATGCTTAGTTAAAGAAGAGTTCCATAGTTAGGGGCAGAGCCAAGACTCAAATCTGCTGCTCTTCCACAGTTGACTACTAGAAACATTTTTCCAATCTTATGTTCTTTGAAATGTGAATTACACTGTGTTTCTCGTATTGGGATATACAAACAAAATACCAGACAAATCATTTTCAGCAAAGTAACCATATAGTTGATCAAATGATTTCTCTTTGTAGTTTATATTAGGTTTATCCGAATCTGGATACTTCTGAGCAGTTGGCATTATTATGCAAGGCTGCAAAACTTGAATACCTCAGAGATCAATGTTGTACCAAACTCAATTATTACCAATGCTTTCTTTTTTCCAAATATTAAAACATTGGAAACTTAAGAGTAGATTCATAGGAATAAAATGGACAGTGTGAATAAGATGGAAAAAAGGGTTTGGAATTGATTTTGATGGATCTTGATCGAGACCCTGAACAGCACATAAATTGTtgtactataacttggtgttgtaagattgtttacatttgtcaaccccagtccatcaccggcatctccacatcacatctcaGAACAGCAGATTCTTTCATCTCAAATTGGATAAAACTTTGCATTGTCCGTTTTTCTTCCACTGAACGTTCACCTCTAGTGATAGGCCACAGAGCAGGTTTAATCCAATTGAAGTAGAACTTGTTCCTACTAACCAACAAAAACCAccaattttaaaaggaaatttaCTCTCACTATTAGAGCATCAGTAAGTGACCGGCTATTGGTTATATTTTTATTCTATTGTCCTCTCTTATATTGCCCATCTATATAGTTTATTAAAAATCTTAGGTGTGCATGCACTTCCTGGGTCAACGTTTTCCACtataaatccacatttataatgaaaacagcCTGTGTAAACTTTCAttgacaccctcctgccagtcatTGTGCTACAGCACTTCAGCTTTGCATcacccagctcctcagcctgtactgcagagaaactgactctacttctctgctttccaaatTTTTTGTCGAAGTATTGTATAAAAATAAAAGGACAGAATGCAAGACTTCAATATAGGGACTAAATTATGCCTGCACACTCTGGTCCAATTACCCTCCAAAGCCTTTTCACTTGAAGGCTGCACCAGATCTTCAATCCTTGTGTGTAATGCCACAAGACATCAACTAGTTTATAAAAAATCATAGGATTATTTGATAACACATGCATTTTGCCAACTTTTCATTTAGCATGTCATTTGTTATGCTTCAaatgactcctgctcctcctaaaaaaaaaaaaatcaggatttgGGTATGAATTTAAATAAATAGATCAAAAAAAGTACTCCGAGTTTTGAAACAAAACTCTACATATTTTTGGGGCCACTACCAACTTATTTTGTGTTTGCATCACTTACTGCAGAGGGGTCACATGTGGTCAGGTGAGGATTGGGTGTGGACCAACTGCAATATCCCACACAACTGAACAGTCTGTAGACACCAGTTGTCTAGGGtgtcatatgaagaatggccaattaaGCCAGGTAATAAAACTATACCCAGCAGAGGTTAGGAGGGGAAAGAACTGACCTCTTCTGCTTTTTTCACTACCCATTTCATTCACAATAAATCCTGTATACTTACTGCTCCAGAATGAAAACACAGTAGAGTTCTGGCAGCAGAAAATTGGCCCTCTCCAGCAATGGGTTTTTACAGTATATGACTGACGTAGTGTAATGTTAGATCCAGAGAATCTGGAGCCCAATATTATAGGAAAAATAATAGATACAACGCAGATCAAATGTAATCTTGAACAAGAGCTGATCAGTAAACAGATAAAGCATACAACAGTTCAGTATAATCGTTGTGTACCGTGCAGGTGTGTATATCTGAAATTAAAATCACGACATTCAAATTGGGAGAAAGCTAAGGATTTAACTAAAGAATTAGATGTTCCCCATctgaaaaaaaataattgaagtgcaacagatccccccacccccaaatgatTAAACGTTTGATTTTGGAAAGAACTGGGGACGGggcaaggttaaaaaaaaaccatGTGTCCTCATTCCTTCTCGCTCAGTTCTGTCACTACAGCAGAAGAATGAGCTTGCTCGAATGGGTGTTGGTTGATGCACACTTAGGCAACATAGCTATCACTGCTCTAACAGATGTCCTAACTTTCTATATAAATTATCTTTGGGTTTAGATCTGCTTATTAGGACAAACAAAAGCAGTATCCCACGAGAGAATCGATCAGTACATATACCAATGCAAACAGGCATTAGATACCTGACAGTTTTCAATTGCATCTTTTAATCTCTAGTACCCATTTCCACTAGTTAAAAGATTTTACCTTTTTGCCAGAAGAACTTGAGCTGCTCTTGCCTCCAAGTCTGTCCCGGACGATTGACCGTAAAGTGTTAAGGGCCGTATCAGTGATTCCTTGGGCTGATCTGGCACCTACATAATGACAATCAATCAATCAGCATCATTGACAGGCTGAAAAAGTCTTTCTTGGATTTGAAATTTCAGTTTACTATGGTCTGTTAAACTTTACAATAGCACAAAATTAATTTGCAGCCAACCGTTCATGTCTAGAATCCCATTCCTTTCAGAAATTGTTCAACATCACTGATTTGACTCCTTAAAATTATTAAAAATATAAATGGTGCGTGAATTAGAGTGGATAATGTAACGTGCCTCATCAGAATATGGACAATTATTTCTCTTGGCTATTTTGGGTTTTTCTTCAATTTAGTCATGTAGTAATAGCTGTCAGTTTTAAGATAGAGATCGTGCTATGGGTTATTCCATAGAACAGCATACATTCACCCGTAACACTTTTAGAATTTTAATACAACAGTAGTACAGAAAGCATTTTACTCCAGTCAGAACTAATGATTACTTATACATATTCAAGTAAGCTAAAAATACATAAAGATAGAAGACTCATCACCCAGACAAATTTTGATGAAGCATCACGCAGGCAAATTTTTATGAAGCATTTGCACGAGCACAGcgttataaataaataaaatatagtTCCCCATTTCTTACCATTATAATCATCCGGTCGGTTCTTATTTAATCCAAATATCTTGATAGTTGGGAATCCTTGAACACCATACTGACCACCAAGAGACTGATGTTTGTCTGCATCGACTGCCCCGATTTTTACTATTCCCTGCAATATTACAAAAAGAGATATAAAGCAGAGTCCTAACTTCATCCTTGTCCTATCTCTCTGAACTAGATGGAGACCCAAATTGCAGTGCACAAAGCAATTTCTTGTACATTGTACATCCCAGGCTATACATAAAAATACATCATTTGGCACTGCACTGTTAGTTGATCAGAAATAAACACACTTAAATAACTTTAAAATCATGAGTTGGGAATTTTAATAAGTCTCAACAAAAAATGGCATCCTGCCCATCACAGAATGGCATATGGCAGTGTAGAACAGACATTGCATCAGCTCCCAGTAAGTTCATTTGCTGGCCCAGTGATCAAATAAAGGTTGAAGAAAGTGGAACAGAGGGGGAAATAAATTGCAGTGTATTCATACACATCCTAACCAGTACTTAGCTCAGCATACACTCGACTGTCCTGAGCTGCAACATGGTGTATGATGCTATGAGACTCAGAAGCAATAATTGGGAGTGGTAAATAAgttttgaaaaataattttaagaacAGCAATCAAGCCCTTTTATAATTAAACTAAAGCTATCCAAAAAGAGTAAATAATCATGCCTATGATAAACTACATACCGGATCAATGTACCAAGAGGTATTCAAATAAAACCAAAATTAGTTTACTAATTTCCAAGAAAATGCACAAATCTTTAAACAGGAAAACACAAGTGAAACCAAATACATTCTATGGCAAACCACCAAAAACTTGCTTAAAGTCACATTTAATTAAAAATACAACCTTCAAGGCTGATGCAGCTTTCTTCCACTCTGGGGCCAAACTCTGACAATGCCCACACCTgaaaaagagggggaaaaaatccTTTAGAAGCGCTAGAAAATTTTATATATAGACTCAGCATGTAACAAGCCCTTAATACAATAATAGGTTCAAAAGGACACCTGAACCCAAGATCCGACCGTCTTGTAATGCACGATTCAAGTTAACCATTTACAGTTATACACAAGGCTGAGCTACTGTGAACGCCAGTACTTTTGTACACACTTGGCAGTGATGTAGCCATATATTTCTTGCTGAAAATGTGACCATTTTTGAAAAACGTGAACATTGTGGATTTTGTACCAGATGCTTTATTTCACTTGGTGGCAGATCTCCATGCTCACAATGAAGCAGAGGATAAGCTATATTATATGCTAGAGGAAAAATTGTACTTAAGCCAATAAGTTTTACAATTGCGCAATACTCTTAATTTGTCACCTCAATTTTCTCCCATCAGTGACTATCCTGCAAACACTAGTAACTTGATTCAAGTATTTTACAGCTCAAAATGCTCTTTCCAGACAATTCAAATGTGGCAGGACAGGATCTGTAGTTGTATTGCTGGGTATTTTTCACCCTTCATCATACAAAATTACATGCTCTTCATTAAAATCCAAATGAAAATGCTGACTCCAATGCTTCAACTGGCTTTGCTCACTGCAGACAAAAAGTATCTGAAATTGTTAAGTATATCATTCTCCATTACTAACACTGTCACTGTAATAAGCATAAGCTGTCAAGCTGCAATCTAGTTTTCATAGGTGTTCTGAGCATGTCAATAGACAAGTAAATAAATAGGAAAAAAGCTTTAAGGAACTAATTATAAAATGACACTCCCTGTGAATATACACACCTGCAtactgttgtgtgtgtgtgtgtgtgtgtggtatcaTACAGTACCCATATAATTGACCATAGATAAAGACTGTTGAGATAACAAGCAGAGATGCCAAGAAAGGAGGGTGGGTGTGACAGGCAAGCAGCATTTGCAAGTGGggtaggatataggcagcagagttttggatgagctgaaatcaGGGGTGGAGAATGGTCATGAGAGCACTGGAGTAATCAAGTCTCGAGGCGACAAAGGCACGTACAACAGTCACAGCGACAGATGGGCTACGGTTGGGGTAGAGGTGGGTGATATTACAGTGAGGGACGTATGTGGTCTTTGTGAtaaagaggatatggggttggaagcttcgCTCAAGGTTGAACACGCTGCTTCAGTCCAAAGCAGTGGCCAGGGAgcaggatggagttggtggcaagAGTAGGGAGCTTGTGGTATGGGCTGAAGATGACACTTcattcttcccaatgtttagctgtagGTGGTCATGGCTGAATCAAGAAAGTGGCAGAATCACAGCTGGTAATGATTAAAAAAGTTCTGCCATTTGTCAAAAGAGAATGTACTGGCATTTCCTTGAAGTCTTGATTTCCAAAGAATTCAGTGCACAAGTCATAACTCTACAGATTGCTAAAAGGGACTTACCATGCTTGAGCCACAGCTTATATGTGCAGTCAACCATTCAATACTACACCACCTGACAGATGTCACACATGTGTTTTCATGCTTCATGCTCCAATCTCTGTTTTGATACTCATTAAATCATGACAAATACTATGTGCAAGATGTTATGTTTCCTGATGTCTCAAGTTCCTCATCCATTTGTATTCTGCCTTTACCTTAAGCAAACATtgcaaggtgcattcatttggaagctcccctccttccccctagTTTCCCCTTTTGATattctccttttcctctccaaaggggAGCAGCTTGTACTGGGGGCATGGTTCTACGGACAGCACAATCAGACTTCCAGGTCCTCTTAAAAAATCATTGTGCACATGAAATTTAGGCAGACGATATGTCCACAAGGTCTATCTGTTGAGCCTGATCCTACTCTTTCCTGTGCACACTTCCAGTATGGGTCCTCCCGGgatgttacatagaatgtatagcacagaaacaagccattcagctcaATGGGTCTGTGccccacataagcctcctccctccctacttcatctaaccctatcagcatacccttctattcctttctccctcatgtgtttatctagcttccccttaaatgcatctatgctagtcgcctcacctactccttgtggtagccagttccacattctaaccactctccgggtaaagaagtttctcctgaatttcctattggatttagtagtgactatcttagatttatgACCTCCTGTTTTGGAACTcccgtaagtggaaacatcttctctacgtctaccctatcaaacccttccataatcttgaAGGCCTCtgtcgggtcacccctcagtcttctcttttctagagaaaagagccccagcctgctcagtctttcctgatatacaggtataatctctcagttctggtatcatcctagtaaatcttttttgaaccttctccagtgcctctgtatattTTTTATAaagtggagaccaggactgttcacagtactccaagtgtagtttaaccaaggttctatacaagtttaacatagcttccctgcttctcaattctatccctctagaaatgaaccccccgtgcttggtttgcttttttaatgtccttattaacctgcattgctacttcgtgatttgtgtatcagtacccccagatccctctgctccatttagactattatccaagcggtatgtggcccccttattcttcctaccaaaatgtgataCTTCACACTtaactgtattgaaattcatttgtcaattacacacccattctgcaagtttattaatgtcttcctgtattttgttgcagtcctcctcggtgTTAACTCTATCCCCCAATTTGGGGTCAAccccaaattttgaaactgtacttccaattccaaaatccaaatcatttttataaatgcgaattgcaaatgtaactccccaCCATGCCCCAACTTAGATCAGCTAATTAATTGTAGACCATGAACAAAACTTGTCAGATTTCCTGTCCTGCAAGACTCAGTGCCACAAAACACCATACATTTACTCACTGAGCTACTGCAAGATGGGAAAGaacaaatgaagaaaaataaatCTACTTAACCTCACATTGCTCAGAAAAACGAACAAAAAAAGCGAATGGGCTGCAGCAGCCGACACCTCTGGCTGGGTTCCATATAAACTGAGTCCTGGGTCTGAAATTACTGAAAAACTTTCACATGATTAGAGTTACTTCAACTTCCTTACATTTCAGTTTTAGATGGGGAAATGTAAAGGCTGCTTCTGCATTTGatatgcagtgtttctgggattaCATTAATCCCTGCTTACCACAGAACAAGCAGGAAGCAATTTGGAATAATACACTCCTACATCcaatttttaaacatttaaatcAAGTGCCATTTGAAGATCTCATTTTAAAATGGGTGGCtatgctcatagaatcatagaatcatagaagttacaacatggaaacaggcccttcggcccaacatgtccatgtcgcccagtttataccactaagctagtcccaattgcctgcacttggcccatatccctctatacccatcttacccatgtaactgtccaaatgctttttaaaagacaaaattgtacccgcctctactactgcctctggcagctcgttccagacactcaccaccctttgagtgaaaaaattgcccctctggacccttttgtatctctcccctctcaccttaaatctatgccccctcgttatagactcccctacctttgggaaaagagagCTACAGTTTTACCTACATACATGACATTTTTCTTGGAGGtttgacaaatgtttaaaagatttAGTTATAAATTTAAGTAAAATCTAAACATGCAGCAGATTGAATGGCTAAGTGGACAATATACATCACCTCAATGTTCAAGCTCCAAACATAAAGTGATAAGCCCCAGCAGTTTTATGTACACCTCACCATGACCTGGCCTATTCTTTATTCATGCCCTATAATTAACATCCAGGTGCAGCAGATCCCAACTGTTAAATTTGTGCTCTCCAGACTCACCATGGTGCATAGAACTCCACCAGCCAGAGTTCATCACTTTGAATGACTTCCCTGTTGAAGTCACTTTGGGTCAGTTCCACAACATCATCACTTGCTGAATAGAGAGCATTGACAGTGACCAGCAAAGACCCAACAAAGATACCTGCAAAGCAAAATAGGACTTCAGTATTATTGCATTCTGAAAACATTCTTATAATTTTACTGCAATTGTAGGTGGTCAAAAATACACATAcacaaagctttaaaaaaaacaatgaggcTCAACCAGGTATTTTACAAACAGATATTGTATTCACAGACTCAATCCTTGCAGGTAGCAATAATTCAGTTTATCCAACTCCAATGAAACAAGCACATCTTAACACCACAACACTGCAAGCAAGATGTTTAGGCATTTTAAAATTTCTTGTTCAATAATTGTATCAAATTCTCAGTGTGCAACCCTCATTGTCTTTTAGTGTATATCTAAGGTTGTGTAACTCAAAATTAACAAATACCTTATTTTGCACTaacagtgcacaatggaatttgTGCAGATCCACCCTGCATCCTCTGTCAATTCAGATGACTAGAATGCAGGATTCCACTGTTAGAGTAAAATCACTACAGGATTATTTATTAAAACTTAAATTTAAGAATTAGACAACATTATAAGCACATGGCAATATTATATAGATAGCATAGGTAGTCCATTAAACTCCATCTCTTGTGAATATAAAATGAATATAGCCTAGTGCCCCAAACAGTCAAACACCAACAATTCAGTGAGGCCTCAATTTGTGAAGATATATGCaatatagacttttgttaggaaGCTTATTGCATTTTGAGCAAACTGCAAAACTGTAGTCACATTTGTGCTTTAAGAATAATTTCCCCAATGAAGATAATCCTGATTAAATCAAGAATCAAAGCAACATACAATAAACATATTTTTGATTTCTAGTTTATCAGGATGTTAAAACATACCCAGTAATTTTACCCAACAATGTCAACATCTTGCATACAGCCTCAAAACAACAGTGAATGCTTCACAATCAAAAAAATAATCTTGTTAAAGGGATAACAGCTTTCTTCTGGAAAGAGGTACATATATGCCTGTAATCATGAGACATTATAAATTTGT
It encodes:
- the pdia6 gene encoding protein disulfide-isomerase A6, which produces MKPTSGESELLRVLGIFVGSLLVTVNALYSASDDVVELTQSDFNREVIQSDELWLVEFYAPWCGHCQSLAPEWKKAASALKGIVKIGAVDADKHQSLGGQYGVQGFPTIKIFGLNKNRPDDYNGARSAQGITDTALNTLRSIVRDRLGGKSSSSSSGKKSSGSGSGKKDVIELTDDTFDANVIGSSDIWMVEFYAPWCGHCKRLEPEWAEAASEVKDQTGGRVKLAAVDATANQLIAGRYGIRGYPTIKIFHKDEDAPFDYDGGRSKSDFVARALELFAENAPAPQLHEITDEDILKKTCDDHQLCIVAVLPHILDTGASGRNDYLEVMKTMANKYKKKFWGWLWTEAGAQGELEDSLGIGGFGYPAMATINARKMKYALLKGSFSEKGINEFLRELSVGRGSTSPVKGATFPKINLVDPWDGKDGQLPAEEDIDLSDVDLDDYDKDEL